The following are encoded together in the Malaya genurostris strain Urasoe2022 chromosome 3, Malgen_1.1, whole genome shotgun sequence genome:
- the LOC131437109 gene encoding uncharacterized protein LOC131437109 codes for MGLRFLVLALVGLGSLYVMHLLAQDFMKLSKPLFMAFGKRETSSFNRTDLLSNFEKRIDWNGMLKRDPFKCSLSLICQLAAGAEPKNNAANAIYEFIFYSVENNKNVPRRIVQSFERGLSFNKTESKNCFTHYPMCVYSAKTMMKLLDLHAKLFGT; via the exons ATGGGACTAAG GTTTTTAGTGCTTGCACTTGTTGGTCTCGGGTCATTGTACGTAATGCACCTCTTAGCGCAAGACTTTATGAAACTATCAAAACCACTTTTTATGGCATTTGGAAAACGAGAGACGTCCTCATTTAATCGTACGGATCTTCTAAGC AATTTTGAGAAACGAATAGACTGGAACGGTATGCTGAAAAGAGATCCATTTAAATGTTCTTTGTCGCTTATATGTCAACTTGCAGCCGGCGCAGAACCTAAGAACAACGCTGCCAACGCCATTTATGAGTTTATTTT TTACAGTGTAGAAAACAACAAAAATGTCCCTAGAAGGATAGTGCAATCATTTGAACGAGGtctcagtttcaacaagacggaatCCAAGAATTGCTTCACTCATTATCCCATGTGTGTTTACTCGGCAAAAACAATGATGAAGCTTTTAGATCTACATGCGAAATTATTTGgaacgtga